A region of Streptomyces paludis DNA encodes the following proteins:
- a CDS encoding extracellular catalytic domain type 1 short-chain-length polyhydroxyalkanoate depolymerase: MPASRKPRTLATTLLTAVLPLLAALLLNTVSAPTASAASLTEVTGFGTNPSNLRMHVYVPDSAPARPAIVVAIHYCTGTGPGFYAGTEFASLADRYGFLVIYPTATRSGGCYDVSSPGALRRGGGSDPVGIMSMVTYAQQRYGGDPDRVYVTGASSGAMMTNVLLGDYPDVFKAGAAFAGVPFGCFATTDGSGWNSACANGQISRTPQAWGDLARSGHPGYTGARPRMQLWHGTNDGTLHYNNFGEEIKQWTNVLGVSQTPAATDYPQANRIRTRYGATGAQAPVEAISVQGGGHDLPQSGMAAEAIAFFGLAGSSGGGGGGGGGATCTATYRAGTSWADRFNGEVTITAGTTAITTWTTTVTVRSPQKISTTWNGTPTWDTTGNIMTMKPAGNGTLAPGASTTFGFTIMTNGNTQPPTIGNCTTT; the protein is encoded by the coding sequence ATGCCCGCGTCCAGAAAGCCACGCACATTGGCGACCACCCTGCTCACGGCGGTCCTGCCACTGCTGGCGGCGCTGCTGCTGAACACCGTCTCGGCCCCCACCGCCTCGGCCGCGTCCCTCACCGAGGTCACCGGATTCGGCACCAACCCGAGCAATCTGCGGATGCACGTGTACGTACCCGACAGCGCCCCCGCCCGCCCGGCGATCGTGGTGGCGATCCACTACTGCACGGGGACGGGTCCGGGCTTCTACGCGGGCACCGAGTTCGCCTCGCTCGCCGACCGGTACGGCTTCCTCGTCATCTACCCCACCGCGACCCGCTCCGGCGGCTGTTACGACGTGTCCTCCCCGGGGGCCCTCCGGCGGGGCGGCGGCAGCGACCCCGTCGGCATCATGTCGATGGTCACCTACGCGCAGCAGCGCTACGGCGGCGACCCCGACCGGGTGTACGTCACCGGCGCCTCGTCCGGCGCGATGATGACCAACGTCCTGCTGGGCGACTACCCGGACGTCTTCAAGGCCGGCGCCGCCTTCGCGGGCGTGCCCTTCGGCTGCTTCGCCACCACGGACGGTTCCGGCTGGAACAGCGCCTGCGCCAACGGCCAGATCAGCAGGACCCCGCAGGCGTGGGGCGACCTCGCCCGCTCCGGCCACCCGGGCTACACCGGCGCGCGCCCGCGCATGCAGCTGTGGCACGGCACCAACGACGGCACGCTCCACTACAACAACTTCGGCGAAGAGATCAAGCAGTGGACCAATGTCCTCGGGGTGAGCCAGACACCCGCCGCCACGGACTACCCGCAGGCCAACCGGATCCGTACCCGCTACGGCGCCACCGGCGCGCAGGCCCCGGTCGAGGCCATCAGCGTCCAGGGCGGCGGCCATGACCTGCCCCAGTCCGGCATGGCCGCCGAGGCCATCGCCTTCTTCGGCCTCGCCGGCTCGTCGGGCGGCGGCGGTGGCGGCGGGGGCGGTGCGACCTGTACGGCGACCTACCGGGCCGGCACTTCCTGGGCCGACCGCTTCAACGGCGAGGTCACCATCACCGCCGGCACCACCGCGATCACCACCTGGACCACCACCGTCACCGTCCGCTCCCCCCAGAAAATCTCCACCACCTGGAACGGCACCCCCACCTGGGATACCACCGGCAACATCATGACCATGAAACCCGCGGGCAACGGCACCCTCGCCCCCGGCGCCTCCACCACCTTCGGCTTCACCATCATGACCAACGGCAACACCCAACCCCCCACCATCGGCAACTGCACCACCACCTGA